One genomic window of Burkholderia diffusa includes the following:
- the rpsB gene encoding 30S ribosomal protein S2: protein MAVTMRQMLEAGVHFGHQTRFWNPKMAPFIFGHRNKIHIINLEKTLPMFTDAQKYVRQLAANRGTILFVGTKRQSRDTIAQEAQRAGMPYVNARWLGGMMTNFKTLKVSIKRLKDMEAAVEAGELEKMSKKEALLFEREIAKLQKSIGGVKDMGGIPDAIFVVDVGYHKIAVTEANKLGVPVIAVVDTNHSPEGVDYVIPGNDDSSKAVALYAEGVADAILEGRANAVNEVVQAARGDDEYVEENA from the coding sequence ATGGCAGTCACGATGCGCCAAATGCTGGAAGCGGGTGTCCACTTCGGTCACCAGACCCGTTTCTGGAACCCGAAGATGGCTCCGTTCATTTTCGGTCACCGCAACAAGATTCACATCATCAACCTCGAAAAGACGCTGCCGATGTTCACGGACGCACAGAAGTACGTGCGTCAGCTGGCAGCGAACCGCGGCACGATCCTGTTCGTCGGCACGAAGCGTCAGTCGCGTGACACGATCGCCCAGGAAGCGCAGCGCGCGGGCATGCCGTACGTCAACGCACGCTGGCTCGGCGGCATGATGACGAACTTCAAGACGCTGAAGGTTTCGATCAAGCGCCTGAAGGACATGGAAGCGGCAGTCGAGGCGGGCGAGCTCGAGAAGATGAGCAAGAAGGAAGCGCTGCTGTTCGAGCGCGAAATCGCCAAGCTGCAGAAGTCGATCGGCGGCGTGAAGGACATGGGCGGCATTCCGGACGCAATCTTCGTCGTCGACGTCGGCTACCACAAGATCGCCGTGACCGAAGCGAACAAGCTGGGCGTGCCGGTCATCGCCGTGGTCGATACGAACCACTCGCCGGAAGGTGTGGATTACGTGATCCCGGGTAACGACGACTCGAGCAAGGCAGTCGCGCTGTACGCCGAAGGCGTGGCCGACGCGATCCTGGAAGGCCGTGCGAACGCGGTCAACGAAGTGGTCCAGGCAGCGCGTGGCGACGACGAGTACGTCGAGGAAAACGCGTAA
- the tsf gene encoding translation elongation factor Ts — protein sequence MAAITASMVAELRAKTDAPMMECKKALTEADGDLAKAEELLRVKLGNKASKAASRVTAEGVVASFVGGNAGALVELNCETDFVAKNDDFLAFSKTVAELVATQNPADVAALSALPLEGSTVDAVRLALIGKIGENVSIRRFVRFETANKIATYLHGARIGVIVEYTGADEQVGKDVAMHIAAMKPVALSSADVPAELIETERRVAEQKAAESGKPAEIVAKMVDGSVQKYLKEVSLLNQTFVKNDKQTIEQMLKAANAAVQKFALFVVGEGIEKRQDDFAAEVAAQVAAAKQQ from the coding sequence ATGGCGGCAATTACCGCAAGCATGGTGGCAGAACTGCGCGCAAAGACCGACGCACCGATGATGGAGTGCAAGAAGGCGCTGACGGAAGCCGACGGCGACCTGGCCAAGGCTGAAGAGCTGCTGCGCGTGAAGCTCGGCAACAAGGCGAGCAAGGCGGCATCGCGCGTGACGGCCGAAGGCGTCGTTGCATCGTTCGTCGGCGGCAACGCAGGCGCGCTGGTCGAACTGAACTGCGAAACCGACTTCGTCGCGAAGAACGACGACTTCCTCGCATTCTCGAAGACGGTTGCGGAACTCGTTGCGACGCAGAACCCGGCCGACGTGGCCGCGCTGTCGGCACTGCCGCTCGAAGGCTCGACCGTCGACGCAGTGCGCCTCGCGCTGATCGGCAAGATCGGCGAGAACGTGTCGATCCGCCGTTTCGTCCGTTTCGAAACCGCGAACAAGATCGCAACGTACCTGCACGGCGCGCGTATCGGCGTGATCGTCGAGTACACGGGTGCTGACGAGCAGGTCGGCAAGGACGTCGCGATGCACATCGCCGCGATGAAGCCGGTCGCGCTGTCGTCGGCCGACGTGCCGGCGGAACTGATCGAAACGGAACGCCGCGTCGCCGAGCAGAAGGCTGCCGAATCGGGCAAGCCGGCTGAAATCGTCGCGAAGATGGTCGACGGCAGTGTCCAGAAGTACCTGAAGGAAGTGTCGCTGCTGAACCAGACGTTCGTGAAGAACGACAAGCAGACGATCGAGCAGATGCTGAAGGCCGCGAACGCGGCAGTGCAGAAGTTCGCGCTGTTCGTCGTCGGCGAAGGCATCGAGAAGCGCCAGGACGACTTCGCCGCCGAAGTGGCCGCGCAAGTCGCAGCAGCAAAGCAGCAGTAA
- the map gene encoding type I methionyl aminopeptidase, producing the protein MAITLKNEHDIAEMRVACRLASEVLDFITPHVVAGVTTAELDRLCHEFMLNEQGTIPAPLNYQPPGYPPYPKATCISVNDVICHGIPGEKVIKNGDALNIDITVIKNGYFGDTSRMFIVGEGSILAKRLVQTTYECMWLGIDQVKPGAHLGDIGYAIQKHAEAQGYSVVREYCGHGIGTVFHEDPQVVHYGRPGTGIELKAGMIFTIEPMINAGKRDIRTMPDQWTVKTRDRSLSAQWEHTVLVTETGYEVLTVSAGTPARPVFAQPAAAV; encoded by the coding sequence ATGGCTATTACGCTCAAAAACGAACACGACATCGCCGAGATGCGCGTCGCCTGCCGTCTCGCGAGCGAAGTGCTCGACTTCATCACGCCGCACGTCGTCGCGGGCGTCACGACCGCCGAACTCGACCGGCTCTGTCACGAATTCATGCTCAACGAGCAGGGCACGATCCCCGCGCCGCTCAATTATCAGCCGCCCGGCTACCCGCCGTACCCGAAGGCCACCTGCATCTCGGTCAACGACGTGATCTGCCACGGCATTCCGGGCGAGAAGGTGATCAAGAACGGCGACGCGCTGAATATCGACATCACCGTGATCAAGAACGGCTACTTCGGCGACACCAGCCGGATGTTCATCGTCGGCGAGGGCTCGATCCTCGCGAAGCGCCTCGTGCAGACCACCTACGAGTGCATGTGGCTCGGCATCGACCAGGTCAAGCCCGGCGCCCACCTCGGCGACATCGGCTACGCGATCCAGAAGCATGCGGAAGCCCAGGGCTACAGCGTCGTGCGCGAATACTGCGGCCACGGCATCGGCACGGTGTTCCACGAGGATCCGCAGGTCGTCCACTACGGCCGTCCGGGCACCGGCATCGAGCTGAAGGCCGGGATGATCTTCACGATCGAGCCGATGATCAACGCCGGCAAGCGCGACATCCGCACGATGCCAGACCAGTGGACGGTCAAGACGCGCGACCGCAGCCTGTCCGCGCAGTGGGAGCACACGGTGCTCGTCACCGAGACGGGCTACGAGGTGCTGACCGTGTCCGCCGGCACACCGGCGCGCCCGGTGTTCGCGCAACCGGCCGCCGCGGTCTGA